In a single window of the Blastopirellula retiformator genome:
- the scpB gene encoding SMC-Scp complex subunit ScpB, whose product MSSSELPPDDDDDFDDDLDEGLSLEKLSAAFAAAMGGDEPYEVSEEEAPAEPTAEEEESSEEAVARVLATEEEPDDCELSPRTILEAMLFVGSPDNSPLSAEKGAARMRGVGVDEIADIVEELNQAYLEEGCPYEIVSSGGGFRMSLRDEFGRLREKFYGKVREAKLSQPAVDVLALVAYNQNVTREEVDQLRGKPSGPLLNQLVRRELLQLERSGKGKEKKKTYSTTDRFLEMFRLSSLEDLPQPLGLDLED is encoded by the coding sequence ATGAGCAGCAGCGAACTTCCCCCTGACGATGACGACGACTTTGACGACGACCTGGACGAAGGGTTGTCGCTGGAGAAGCTGAGCGCCGCGTTCGCTGCTGCGATGGGGGGGGACGAACCGTACGAGGTTAGCGAAGAGGAAGCCCCTGCTGAGCCGACCGCCGAAGAAGAAGAGTCGTCCGAAGAAGCGGTCGCCCGGGTGCTGGCGACCGAAGAAGAGCCGGACGATTGCGAGCTATCGCCGCGCACCATTCTCGAGGCGATGCTGTTTGTCGGCAGTCCCGACAATTCTCCCTTGTCGGCCGAAAAAGGCGCTGCCCGGATGCGCGGCGTCGGCGTTGACGAAATCGCCGACATCGTCGAAGAGCTGAACCAGGCCTATCTCGAAGAAGGCTGCCCCTACGAGATCGTCTCGTCCGGCGGCGGTTTCCGAATGTCGCTGCGCGACGAGTTTGGCCGCCTGCGAGAAAAGTTCTATGGCAAAGTCCGCGAGGCGAAACTGTCGCAACCAGCAGTCGATGTGCTAGCCCTGGTCGCCTACAACCAAAACGTCACCCGCGAAGAAGTCGACCAACTACGCGGCAAACCGAGCGGCCCGCTACTGAATCAACTGGTTCGCCGCGAACTGCTGCAACTCGAGCGAAGCGGCAAAGGGAAAGAGAAGAAAAAAACGTACTCAACGACCGACCGCTTTCTGGAGATGTTCCGGCTCTCGTCGCTGGAAGACCTGCCGCAACCGTTGGGGTTGGATCTGGAGGACTAG
- a CDS encoding sugar phosphate isomerase/epimerase family protein — protein MKFGMNLLLWSGDPDENLLPVIESLKEMGFDGVEIPLFNLDVDKWAKYGEKLKAMDLRCTAVTVRNEGDNPISPDAKVRAEGVRLNKQTLDCCQALGAETLVGPYHSAIGLFSGNGPTEDEWKWGVDSISQTAEYAGEVNVMLGVEALNRFETYLLNTHADSARFAREVNHPNCKVMYDTFHSNIEEKDIAQAIRDCSDVLHHVHVSENDRSTPGQGHIDFATNFDALKEVGYDGWLVIEAFGLALPEIAAATKIWRKMFSTELDLAREGLAFMKGEVAKRWG, from the coding sequence ATGAAGTTCGGCATGAACCTGCTGTTGTGGTCCGGCGATCCCGATGAGAACCTGTTGCCGGTGATCGAAAGCCTGAAGGAAATGGGCTTTGACGGCGTTGAAATTCCACTCTTCAATCTCGATGTCGACAAGTGGGCCAAGTATGGCGAGAAGCTGAAGGCGATGGATCTCCGCTGCACCGCGGTGACGGTTCGCAACGAAGGGGACAACCCGATCAGCCCCGACGCCAAGGTGCGTGCGGAAGGGGTTCGCCTGAACAAGCAAACGCTCGATTGCTGCCAGGCGCTGGGCGCCGAGACGTTGGTTGGCCCGTATCACTCGGCGATTGGCCTATTCAGCGGCAACGGCCCGACCGAAGACGAATGGAAATGGGGCGTCGATTCGATAAGCCAGACCGCCGAGTACGCCGGCGAGGTCAACGTCATGCTGGGCGTCGAAGCGCTCAATCGGTTTGAAACCTACTTGCTGAACACGCATGCCGACTCGGCCCGCTTTGCACGTGAAGTGAATCACCCCAACTGCAAAGTGATGTACGACACGTTCCACTCCAACATCGAAGAAAAAGATATCGCCCAGGCGATCCGCGATTGCTCCGACGTGCTGCACCACGTCCATGTCTCGGAGAACGATCGCAGCACTCCCGGCCAAGGTCACATCGACTTCGCCACCAACTTCGACGCCCTGAAAGAAGTCGGCTACGACGGCTGGCTGGTGATTGAAGCGTTTGGTCTCGCCTTGCCTGAAATCGCTGCCGCGACGAAGATCTGGCGCAAGATGTTCTCGACCGAACTCGACCTGGCCCGCGAAGGCCTCGCCTTTATGAAGGGCGAAGTCGCCAAACGCTGGGGCTAA
- a CDS encoding site-2 protease family protein: protein MTDRSPPEQNPFETTDSYESATAAAPVVTASPSPTSTPSRPVRPRRVVLPILLFVATCLSTFFVGWTRWQPTMLLGGMVDADFDPLLSDPLVEGIRMVLRSVSVSDGLIYMACLLAILFAHEMGHFLMTVRYRIHASYPYFIPIPISPIGTMGAVIGMDGLKANRKQLFDIGLAGPLAGLLVAMPVLYVGIHQLDLTKTAPSPYSLDIPLGLAWAMAWFQVPGYSLGDPVAQAQLNPYFMAGWVGLLVTGLNMLPISQLDGGHVSYTLFGKWSTYLAWGVIIAAVTAMALGAGWTWILMLILVLLIGPAHPPTADDTVAIGPLRWTMGFLSLSIPILCFPPQAIIT, encoded by the coding sequence ATGACCGACCGCTCCCCCCCTGAACAGAACCCGTTTGAAACGACCGATTCGTACGAGTCGGCTACCGCTGCTGCGCCGGTTGTAACCGCATCGCCGTCGCCCACCAGTACGCCATCGCGGCCCGTCCGTCCGCGGCGCGTCGTCCTGCCGATCCTGCTGTTCGTCGCAACCTGCCTATCGACGTTCTTCGTCGGTTGGACGCGCTGGCAGCCGACGATGTTGCTGGGGGGAATGGTCGACGCCGATTTCGATCCGCTTTTGTCCGATCCGCTGGTCGAAGGGATTCGCATGGTGCTGCGAAGCGTCAGCGTCAGCGACGGATTGATCTATATGGCCTGCCTGCTGGCGATCTTGTTCGCCCACGAGATGGGTCACTTTCTAATGACGGTTCGCTACCGGATTCACGCCAGCTATCCCTACTTCATCCCGATTCCGATTTCTCCCATCGGCACGATGGGGGCGGTGATCGGCATGGATGGCCTGAAAGCGAATCGCAAGCAGCTGTTCGACATTGGCCTGGCTGGCCCTTTGGCCGGCTTGTTGGTCGCCATGCCGGTGCTGTACGTCGGCATCCACCAACTTGACCTGACCAAGACGGCGCCGTCGCCTTACTCGCTCGACATTCCGCTTGGACTGGCTTGGGCGATGGCTTGGTTCCAGGTGCCTGGCTATTCGTTGGGAGATCCGGTCGCCCAAGCGCAACTCAATCCCTACTTCATGGCAGGTTGGGTCGGATTGCTGGTTACCGGCTTGAACATGCTACCGATCAGTCAGCTCGACGGCGGTCATGTCTCTTATACGCTATTTGGCAAATGGTCGACTTACCTGGCGTGGGGCGTGATCATTGCGGCGGTGACCGCGATGGCGTTGGGCGCCGGTTGGACCTGGATATTGATGTTGATCCTGGTCCTGTTGATCGGCCCAGCGCATCCGCCGACCGCCGATGATACGGTCGCGATCGGTCCGCTTCGCTGGACGATGGGCTTTCTGTCGCTGTCGATTCCGATCCTCTGTTTCCCGCCGCAGGCGATCATCACGTAA